GGGCGCTGGCGAACCGTTTTTCGGCCGAGAAGTTCGAGGCGGAAGCGTTGTGCGATCTCGCCGTGCGCGCCGGGATGCGTTATGTGGTGTTGACGACGATGCATCACGAGGGCTTCCGGCTCTATGACACTGCCTTGAGTGACTTCAATACAGTGAAGACGGCCGCCAAGCGCGATCTGGTTGCGGAACTCGTAGCGGCGGCCCGGAAGCGGGGACTGAAGATCGGCCTTTACCATAGTCTCAACAACTGGCATGACCAGCCGGATGCGGTGGCGGCACTCGAGGACAAATCCGCCTATGCGCGATTCATGGTCGCAACGCTTGCCCGTATCCGCGAACTGGTAACTTTATTCAATCCGATTGATGTTCTCTGGTATGATGGTTGGTGGCCCTTTAATGCGGAAGGCTGGCAGGCGGAGCATATGAATGAGATGGTTCGTAAGATTCAGCCGCATATCCTGTTCAACGGTCGTAACGGGTTATCGGGCGACTTTGCCACACCGGAAGGCCATATGGGCTCGCCGAATCCCTGGCGACCCTGGGAAGCCTGTATGACGCTCAACAACAGTTGGGGTTTCCATGCCGGTGATCATGACTGGAAGTCACCTGGCCAAGTCGTGGATCTGCTCGCCTCGGCAGCACAGGGGCGGGGTAACCTCCTGCTCAACATCGGGCCGCGGGGGGATGGCTCCGTGCCGGAGGAATCTGTAAAAGTGCTGGAGACCGTCGGGGCCTGGTTGAACCGTTGTGGTGGCGAGGCGATCTACGATACTGAACAATTCACCTTTGATCTGCAGCAGCGCGGGGAACATCGAGGTGACTGGTCCTTTCATGGCCCCTTCACGCTGCGGAAAAACAACCTGTATTGGATCATCCGGCGCTGGCCCGGGGGCACGCTGACCTTTGGCGGGTGTCAGGCGAAGGTCCGGAGTGTCTCACTGTTGGGCGAGTCCGGTCGTCCGGTGAGCTTCAAGCAGGAAGGAACACGGGTGACGTTGAGCGGCCTGCCTGATCTGCCACCCGATCCGCTGTGTCCCGTGTTCCGGATCGAGTGTGATCAGCCGCCGTCATTGTATCAATGTGGGGGCTTGCGTATTCCGAATGGTCCGCATCCCCATTACGATCCCTGTCCGTCTGATATAAAACATTAATGAAAAATAACCGATTAAGGTGGCGTTCGACGTCCTCGGCGAACGCATTTACCCAGGTAAGGTCATGAGAATGATGAGAATAGTTTCTGAATTGGCGGCGGAGTTGAACATTTATTCGCTAGTAGGTGTAGCGACCAGCCATCTGGTGGTACGTAACGGGCGGAGCCTGTTGATTGACTGTCATAGCGCGCAGATGGGGCGCTGGATTAGCCGGCGGGGGCTTCCTGTACCTGAATTGATCCTGCACACGCATGTGCAGCCGGAGCATTGCCGGGAGGCTGATCAGTTTCCTGCTACCCGAATCCTGGTGCATGATGAGTTGCGTGAACTGGCGAGTGATCGCGCCGCCTATGCGAAGACGGCGCATACAGTTTGGGATAATCCCGCTGACTGGATGAATACATTGGGCCGTGAAAAGTACGGCATTGCGGGTAGCATCACCGTGTTCCCTCCAGAAGTGTCCCTGAAGGTGGCTGGGACATTCCGTGAAGGCGAGCGGTTGACCTGGCAGGATCTGGTGTTCGAGGTGATTCCGCTGCCGGGGCATGGCCGGCACCATGTGGGCTTCATTCTTGAAATAGACGGCAAGCCCTTGGCCATCTTTACCGGCGACCTGCTTTGTCACCCGGCCAAACTGGTGAACGTCTACGATCTTGAAAGCAATTATGGTGGCACGGCTATTGCCTCATTGCCTGCTGTGTTGAGGGAGTTGGCGAAACGTCCCGTGCAGCGGTATTTTCCTGCAACCGGTCCTGCGCTTGAGAATGGCCCAGCCCAAGCAGTGGAACTGGCTGGGGCCATTGACGCCTATCAGGAAGCACTGAAATGGCAAAGCGGCGACTTCAAACCTGCTCCGCAACCTGAATACCCACGGGTGGGGCGGTATCTGCAACTTCATAAGGGCGTTTACCAAATCGATAACTTCGGCAACTGCATTCTTCTGATTGACGATCAGGGTAGGGGCTTGATGTTTGATCCGGGGCCCTGTGATTTCGAATCACCGACCAGGGTGGCTGATTTTCATCGTGACCTTGATCTCTTTGAACGGGAGTGCGGGCTCAAGACCATTGACCTGGCGTTGGTGACCCATATCCATGGTGACCACTATGATCTGGCACCGGAGCTCCGGAAGCGATATCTGGACTGCAGGGTAGGGGCATGGGATCTGGTGGCCCGAGTCATGGAGGCACCGTGGGACTACCCGTATCCGGCACTTCTGCCCTGGTACAACCTGGGCTTTGATCATGTGGTGGTGGACGATGTGCTGAGTATGGGAACGCCTTACCACTGGCATGATGTGGCCATCCGTTCGATGCACCTGCCAGGGCATTGTTACTGTCACGCTGCCTACCTGTTGACTTTCAATGGCCTGCGGTTGGCGATTACGGGTGACACGATTCAAAGCCGTGGTGATTCGGATGGGGTTAGTTTCGTTATCTCCAACCACAGTGTTCCGGACGGCGATAGCGGCATCCTGAAGACCTATCGTCAGATGGCAGGCGAAACAGCAGATCTCAACCTCGGCGGCCACGGTTCGCACTTTGTTGATTGTCAGGCTTTGTATGCAGAGAGCCTGCGGCGTATTGAGCACACGTTGCCGGCGTTGTGCCGGCTGGTTCCGGACGGCAACTTGCGCCCGGCGTTCATCCGTCCTGGGTTTCCAATACTCTTAGTCTAACGGGAGAACCCGTCGAAGTGTTGCCCCCGGCTGAATCGGGCCGCATGGTTGATGCAGAGGCTCTTGCAAAACCCCCTCTGGGGTGTTTGCAAGAGCAGAATTCAGGAGCCAGGAGCGTGGGTCCCTTGCCCAGTGGCTCGTACCGGAAGATTGATAGCCACGTGAAGATTAGGCCGCTGGGGATGGCGGAGGCGACTGAGCAACAAATCCGCGCAGGTTTGGGCCATGGCGCGCTGATCGATTGGCAGGCGATAGCGGCCCTCGACCTGCCCGATAGCGATCACCGGCAGTCCGGACGGCAAACGGAGGCCGGCCTGGCTGCAACGCTCCCGGAACTCGACCTCATAGGGGTAGTGCAGCAGGATCGCCCCGGGTTTCCAGGATCGCCGGTCGGCGGGGCGGAACAGTCGCCGCAGGGTCGAGGGGCGTTGTACGTCATCTTCGAACACATGCCCCGCCACATCCTGAATGCCCCGCGCGAGCAGTTCGGACTCGAAGCCCGTCTGAGTGGTTTGCGCCGCAAAGATCGTCAGGTCGGATCGGTTCAACAGGACCGGGTGCCGAATGCCGCGGGAAGCCAACTTCGCCACCAGCAGACGGGCCGCCTGCTGGCCGTCGAAGTGCACCAGGTCGACACGGTGCCGCCCTTGCAGCGAAAGGCCCAGCAGATCGTCCACCAGCACTAAGGGCAGTTGCGGCGGTAGTTGACGACGGGCCGCCGTTGCCGCGCGGATGCCGTCGGGGTGGCTCGCCACGTACCAGAATACCGCCTCCGCCTGACGCACCTCGTCCAGGCGAAACGTTTCCGACAGCGCCTCGCCCCGCATTCC
Above is a window of bacterium DNA encoding:
- a CDS encoding alpha-L-fucosidase, which encodes MENSLTKFSDWRYGLFIHYGLYSLLGRAEWSWNREEIPAEEYRALANRFSAEKFEAEALCDLAVRAGMRYVVLTTMHHEGFRLYDTALSDFNTVKTAAKRDLVAELVAAARKRGLKIGLYHSLNNWHDQPDAVAALEDKSAYARFMVATLARIRELVTLFNPIDVLWYDGWWPFNAEGWQAEHMNEMVRKIQPHILFNGRNGLSGDFATPEGHMGSPNPWRPWEACMTLNNSWGFHAGDHDWKSPGQVVDLLASAAQGRGNLLLNIGPRGDGSVPEESVKVLETVGAWLNRCGGEAIYDTEQFTFDLQQRGEHRGDWSFHGPFTLRKNNLYWIIRRWPGGTLTFGGCQAKVRSVSLLGESGRPVSFKQEGTRVTLSGLPDLPPDPLCPVFRIECDQPPSLYQCGGLRIPNGPHPHYDPCPSDIKH
- a CDS encoding MBL fold metallo-hydrolase is translated as MMRIVSELAAELNIYSLVGVATSHLVVRNGRSLLIDCHSAQMGRWISRRGLPVPELILHTHVQPEHCREADQFPATRILVHDELRELASDRAAYAKTAHTVWDNPADWMNTLGREKYGIAGSITVFPPEVSLKVAGTFREGERLTWQDLVFEVIPLPGHGRHHVGFILEIDGKPLAIFTGDLLCHPAKLVNVYDLESNYGGTAIASLPAVLRELAKRPVQRYFPATGPALENGPAQAVELAGAIDAYQEALKWQSGDFKPAPQPEYPRVGRYLQLHKGVYQIDNFGNCILLIDDQGRGLMFDPGPCDFESPTRVADFHRDLDLFERECGLKTIDLALVTHIHGDHYDLAPELRKRYLDCRVGAWDLVARVMEAPWDYPYPALLPWYNLGFDHVVVDDVLSMGTPYHWHDVAIRSMHLPGHCYCHAAYLLTFNGLRLAITGDTIQSRGDSDGVSFVISNHSVPDGDSGILKTYRQMAGETADLNLGGHGSHFVDCQALYAESLRRIEHTLPALCRLVPDGNLRPAFIRPGFPILLV
- a CDS encoding GntR family transcriptional regulator, which gives rise to MPRNPGIPHYRRIADNLLATLQAPGDTARPLPSENALAKRYGVARNTARRALEELRAQGLVHRLRGSGSFSQGRAVRLIFAFGYMLPAYSRLFSWMQHLLAGEGYRLIVRETGMRGEALSETFRLDEVRQAEAVFWYVASHPDGIRAATAARRQLPPQLPLVLVDDLLGLSLQGRHRVDLVHFDGQQAARLLVAKLASRGIRHPVLLNRSDLTIFAAQTTQTGFESELLARGIQDVAGHVFEDDVQRPSTLRRLFRPADRRSWKPGAILLHYPYEVEFRERCSQAGLRLPSGLPVIAIGQVEGRYRLPIDQRAMAQTCADLLLSRLRHPQRPNLHVAINLPVRATGQGTHAPGS